A genome region from Crossiella equi includes the following:
- a CDS encoding lysozyme codes for MTFSTSASMCARSLPLATALLLLLATPSVADPVATERAAAGQGAAETRDGTDYKPRGDKPLGLDVSGHQGAVNWPEVKAKGATFAYVKATEGTGFKNPQFSQQYKGSYTVGLIRGSYHFALPDRSTGAAQADYFINNGGGWSPDGRTLPGALDIEYNPYGPTCYGKSPQDMTAWIKDFSDRYTSRTGRHPTIYTTTNWWKTCTANTPIFGQTNPLWLARYADQLGERPAGWQFHTFWQYNDKGTFPGDQNEFNGTPDRLKIFAKG; via the coding sequence ATGACCTTCTCAACCTCGGCGTCGATGTGTGCAAGGTCGTTGCCGCTGGCGACCGCGCTCCTCCTGCTGCTGGCAACCCCCTCGGTGGCGGACCCGGTGGCGACCGAACGCGCGGCCGCGGGCCAGGGCGCGGCGGAGACCCGGGACGGCACGGACTACAAGCCGCGCGGCGACAAGCCCCTGGGATTGGACGTGAGCGGTCACCAGGGCGCGGTGAACTGGCCGGAGGTCAAGGCCAAGGGCGCCACCTTCGCCTACGTGAAGGCCACGGAGGGCACGGGCTTCAAGAACCCGCAGTTCTCCCAGCAGTACAAGGGCTCCTACACGGTGGGCCTGATCCGGGGCAGCTACCACTTCGCCCTGCCGGACCGCTCCACGGGCGCGGCCCAGGCGGACTACTTCATCAACAACGGCGGCGGCTGGTCCCCGGACGGCAGGACCCTCCCCGGCGCCCTGGACATCGAGTACAACCCGTACGGCCCCACGTGCTACGGCAAGTCCCCGCAGGACATGACGGCCTGGATCAAGGATTTCAGCGACCGCTACACCTCCAGAACAGGCCGCCACCCCACCATCTACACCACCACCAACTGGTGGAAGACGTGCACGGCCAACACCCCGATCTTCGGCCAGACCAACCCCCTGTGGCTGGCGCGCTACGCGGACCAGCTGGGCGAACGCCCGGCAGGCTGGCAGTTCCACACCTTCTGGCAGTACAACGACAAGGGCACCTTCCCGGGCGACCAGAACGAGTTCAACGGCACCCCGGACCGCCTCAAGATCTTCGCCAAAGGCTGA
- a CDS encoding carboxylesterase/lipase family protein, with protein MEGYAMTEVVVTTSRGAVRGVREHGVSRYLGIPYAAAPSGPARFAAPVPAPWWGGVREATEPGPTAPGHPLGGLDFLPDPRTPGEQYLNVNIWTGAVPGSAERRPVLVWLHGGANVTGSANQPIFAGATFAAHGIVVVAVNHRLGAEGFARLPDAPDNRALLDQRLALEWVQEEIAAFGGDPGRVTLAGTSAGAGNVLAHLSRPTGLFRRAIVQSAAPQAALSTVDADRVAKELADRAGVPPTAAGLAQVAPDELAALSTDLTRDVLTDPDPLRWGETTVTASLAFGPTLDGTLLPRHPYDALLAGAGRDVDLLIGTNTDELLMLVPDHRLAAELTESTFREPVYRIAESRAGAAATYVYEFGWRSPLDGVGAAHGLELGFVFNNLGVSGLEGLAPPQDLATTVHGAWVSFVAYGDAGWHAFTEDVPFVRRLG; from the coding sequence GTGGAGGGGTACGCGATGACCGAGGTCGTGGTCACCACCAGCCGGGGCGCCGTCCGAGGGGTGCGCGAACACGGCGTGTCCCGCTACCTCGGCATCCCCTACGCCGCCGCCCCGTCGGGGCCGGCCCGGTTCGCCGCCCCGGTGCCCGCGCCGTGGTGGGGCGGGGTGCGGGAGGCCACCGAGCCCGGCCCGACCGCGCCGGGGCACCCGTTGGGCGGCCTGGACTTCCTGCCCGACCCGCGCACCCCGGGCGAGCAGTACCTGAACGTGAACATCTGGACCGGCGCCGTCCCCGGTTCGGCTGAACGCCGCCCGGTCCTGGTGTGGCTGCACGGCGGCGCGAACGTCACCGGCTCGGCCAACCAGCCGATCTTCGCCGGAGCCACCTTCGCCGCGCACGGCATCGTGGTGGTCGCGGTCAACCACCGCCTGGGCGCGGAGGGCTTCGCCCGCCTGCCGGACGCCCCGGACAACCGCGCCCTGTTGGACCAGCGCCTGGCCCTGGAGTGGGTCCAGGAGGAGATCGCGGCCTTCGGCGGCGACCCCGGCCGGGTGACGCTGGCGGGCACCTCGGCGGGCGCGGGCAACGTGCTGGCCCACCTGTCCCGGCCGACGGGCCTGTTCCGCCGGGCGATCGTGCAGAGCGCGGCACCCCAGGCCGCACTGTCCACTGTGGATGCAGACCGGGTCGCGAAGGAACTGGCCGACCGCGCGGGCGTCCCACCCACGGCGGCGGGCCTGGCCCAGGTGGCCCCGGACGAGCTGGCGGCACTGTCCACCGACCTGACCCGCGACGTCCTGACCGACCCGGACCCCCTCCGCTGGGGCGAGACCACGGTCACCGCCTCCCTGGCCTTCGGCCCGACCCTGGACGGCACCCTCCTGCCGAGGCACCCCTATGACGCGCTGCTCGCGGGGGCGGGCCGGGACGTGGACCTGCTGATCGGCACCAATACCGACGAGCTCCTGATGCTCGTCCCGGACCACCGGCTGGCGGCCGAGCTCACCGAGTCCACCTTCCGCGAGCCCGTGTACCGCATCGCCGAGTCCCGGGCGGGTGCCGCGGCCACTTACGTCTACGAGTTCGGGTGGCGGTCGCCGTTGGACGGGGTTGGTGCCGCGCACGGCCTGGAGCTGGGTTTCGTGTTCAACAACCTCGGGGTGTCCGGGTTGGAGGGGTTGGCGCCGCCGCAGGACCTGGCGACGACCGTGCACGGGGCTTGGGTGTCGTTCGTGGCGTACGGGGATGCCGGGTGGCACGCGTTCACGGAGGATGTGCCGTTCGTGCGGCGCCTGGGCTGA
- a CDS encoding succinate dehydrogenase/fumarate reductase iron-sulfur subunit, whose product MRLTLNIWRQSGPEDKGRMVRYRLEDVSEDMSFLEMLDVLNEKLILAGDEPVAFDHDCREGICGMCGMMINGVAHGPEKATTACQLHMRHFDDGDSITIEPWRAAPFPVVKDLVVDRSSFDRIIQAGGYISAPTGSAPDAHATPVPKPDADTAFEAAACIGCGACVAACPNGSGMLFTAAKVTHLSLLPQGQPERDTRVVNMLTEHDALGFGGCTNAGECTTVCPKGIPLEAIGRLNADYLQATARGRSRAR is encoded by the coding sequence GTGAGACTGACCCTCAACATCTGGCGGCAGAGCGGGCCCGAGGACAAGGGCAGGATGGTCCGCTACCGGCTGGAGGACGTGTCCGAGGACATGTCGTTCCTGGAGATGCTGGACGTCCTCAACGAGAAGCTCATCCTCGCCGGGGACGAGCCGGTGGCCTTCGACCACGACTGCCGCGAGGGCATCTGCGGCATGTGCGGCATGATGATCAACGGCGTGGCGCACGGCCCGGAGAAGGCCACCACCGCCTGCCAGCTGCACATGCGGCACTTCGACGACGGCGACTCGATCACCATCGAGCCGTGGCGGGCCGCGCCGTTCCCGGTGGTCAAGGACCTGGTGGTGGACCGGAGCTCCTTCGACCGGATCATCCAGGCGGGCGGTTACATCAGCGCCCCGACCGGCAGCGCGCCGGACGCCCACGCGACACCGGTGCCCAAACCGGACGCGGACACCGCGTTCGAGGCGGCAGCCTGCATCGGCTGCGGTGCGTGCGTGGCGGCCTGCCCGAACGGGTCCGGCATGCTGTTCACCGCCGCGAAGGTCACCCACCTGTCGCTGCTGCCGCAGGGCCAGCCGGAGCGGGACACGCGCGTGGTCAACATGCTCACCGAGCACGACGCGCTGGGCTTCGGCGGCTGCACGAACGCGGGGGAGTGCACCACGGTGTGTCCCAAGGGCATCCCGCTGGAGGCCATCGGACGGCTCAACGCCGACTACCTCCAGGCGACGGCGCGGGGACGCTCAAGGGCACGATAG
- a CDS encoding fumarate reductase/succinate dehydrogenase flavoprotein subunit yields MSFVDRGFYAVGEPIADTRVPDGPIENRWANRKFGARLVNPANKRKLSVIVVGTGLAGGSAAATLAELGYRVESFCYQDSPRRAHSIAAQGGINAAKNYRNDGDSVHRLFYDTVKGGDFRARESNVHRLAEISVQIIDQCVAQGVPFAREYGGLLDTRSFGGAQVARTFYARGQTGQQLLLGAYQALSRQINAGRVTMHPRTEMLDLVVVDGRARGIVVRDLVTGEVSTHFADAVVLATGGYGNAFYLSTNAKGCNTTAIWRAHRRGALFANPCYTQIHPTCIPVSGDHQSKLTLMSESLRNDGRVWVPVQAGDTRPPNEIPEDERDYYLERIYPSFGNLVPRDIASRAAKNVCDAGRGVGPGGLGVYLDFADAIRRLGKAQVSASYGNLFEMYQRITGEDPYEVPMRIYPAVHYTMGGLWVDYDLRSTIPGLFVIGEANFSDHGANRLGASALMQGLADGYFVLPNTIGDYLADGPFEAVDPEHPAVTDAVGGVRDQVARLLAVNGNRTVDDFHRELGRLMWDHCGMERSEEGLRKALERIPELRAEFWREVKVPGTGEGLNQALEKAGRVADFFELAELMCVDALHRAESCGGHFRAESQTEDGEARRDDERFSYVAAWEFAGLGQKPVLHKEDLTFEHVTPSQRSYK; encoded by the coding sequence ATGAGCTTCGTCGACAGAGGGTTCTACGCGGTGGGTGAGCCGATCGCCGACACCCGGGTGCCGGACGGACCGATCGAGAACCGCTGGGCCAACCGCAAGTTCGGCGCCCGCCTGGTCAACCCGGCCAACAAGCGCAAGCTGAGCGTGATCGTGGTCGGCACCGGGCTGGCGGGCGGTTCGGCCGCGGCCACCCTGGCCGAGCTGGGCTACCGCGTGGAGTCCTTCTGCTACCAGGACAGTCCGCGCCGCGCGCACAGCATCGCCGCCCAGGGCGGCATCAACGCGGCCAAGAACTACCGCAACGACGGCGACTCCGTGCACCGCCTGTTCTACGACACGGTCAAGGGCGGCGACTTCCGGGCGCGTGAGTCCAACGTGCACCGCCTGGCCGAGATCAGCGTGCAGATCATCGACCAGTGCGTGGCCCAGGGCGTGCCCTTCGCCCGCGAGTACGGCGGCCTGCTGGACACCCGCTCCTTCGGCGGCGCGCAGGTGGCCCGCACCTTCTACGCCCGCGGCCAGACCGGCCAGCAGCTGCTGCTCGGCGCGTACCAGGCGCTGTCCCGGCAGATCAACGCCGGGCGCGTGACCATGCACCCGCGCACCGAGATGCTGGACCTGGTCGTGGTGGACGGGCGGGCGCGCGGCATCGTGGTGCGCGACCTGGTCACCGGCGAGGTCTCCACCCACTTCGCCGACGCCGTGGTGCTGGCCACCGGCGGCTACGGCAACGCCTTCTACCTGTCCACCAACGCCAAGGGCTGCAACACCACCGCGATCTGGCGGGCGCACCGCCGAGGCGCGCTGTTCGCCAACCCCTGCTACACCCAGATCCACCCGACCTGCATCCCGGTCAGCGGCGACCACCAGTCCAAGCTGACCCTGATGAGCGAGTCGCTGCGCAACGACGGCCGCGTCTGGGTGCCGGTCCAGGCCGGGGACACCCGTCCGCCCAACGAGATCCCCGAGGACGAGCGCGACTACTACCTGGAGCGCATCTACCCCAGCTTCGGCAACCTGGTGCCGCGTGACATCGCCTCCCGCGCGGCCAAGAACGTCTGCGACGCCGGGCGCGGGGTCGGCCCCGGCGGCCTCGGGGTGTACCTGGACTTCGCCGACGCCATCCGCCGCCTGGGCAAGGCCCAGGTCAGCGCCAGCTACGGCAACCTGTTCGAGATGTACCAGCGCATCACCGGCGAGGACCCGTACGAGGTGCCGATGCGCATCTACCCGGCCGTGCACTACACCATGGGCGGACTGTGGGTGGACTACGACCTGCGCAGCACCATCCCCGGGCTGTTCGTCATCGGCGAGGCCAACTTCTCCGACCACGGCGCGAACCGGCTCGGCGCCTCCGCGCTCATGCAGGGCCTGGCCGACGGCTACTTCGTGCTGCCCAACACGATCGGCGACTACCTCGCCGACGGGCCGTTCGAGGCGGTCGACCCGGAGCACCCCGCGGTGACCGACGCGGTCGGGGGTGTCCGTGACCAGGTGGCACGACTGCTCGCCGTCAACGGCAACCGCACGGTCGACGACTTCCACCGCGAGCTCGGCCGCCTGATGTGGGACCACTGCGGCATGGAGCGCAGCGAGGAGGGCCTGCGCAAGGCCCTGGAGCGGATCCCGGAGCTGCGCGCGGAGTTCTGGCGCGAGGTCAAGGTGCCCGGCACCGGCGAGGGGCTCAACCAGGCCCTGGAGAAGGCGGGGCGGGTCGCGGACTTCTTCGAGCTGGCCGAGCTGATGTGCGTGGACGCGCTGCACCGCGCCGAGTCCTGCGGCGGCCACTTCCGTGCGGAGAGCCAGACCGAGGACGGCGAGGCCCGGCGTGACGACGAGCGCTTCAGCTACGTGGCCGCCTGGGAGTTCGCCGGGCTCGGGCAGAAACCCGTGCTGCACAAGGAAGACCTGACCTTCGAACACGTCACCCCCAGCCAGCGGAGCTACAAGTGA
- a CDS encoding succinate dehydrogenase cytochrome b subunit, whose product MAVPSLTAPVPPRTTPSRAPRQPRVSSVLLKAVMAVTGLALFGFVVAHMVGNLKIFFGQESFDTYARFLRTVGEPLVPERTLLWIMRIGLLVAVFAHIGAATALARRARKARPVRYAHRPKVQGSYAARTMRWGGVIIALFVLYHLADLTLLWLNPHGVHGEAYRNVTADFQYWHVTLIYTAAVLTLGFHLRHGVWSALRSLGRGKARTEARLKAVALGTAVLVCAGYLSVPFAVITGLVS is encoded by the coding sequence ATGGCTGTTCCCAGCTTGACCGCCCCCGTCCCGCCACGGACGACCCCCAGCCGCGCGCCCCGCCAGCCGCGCGTCTCGTCGGTGCTGCTCAAGGCCGTGATGGCCGTCACCGGACTCGCCCTGTTCGGTTTCGTCGTCGCGCACATGGTCGGCAACCTCAAGATCTTCTTCGGTCAGGAGTCCTTCGACACCTACGCGCGGTTCCTGCGCACGGTCGGCGAGCCCCTGGTACCCGAGCGCACGTTGCTGTGGATCATGCGCATCGGCCTGCTGGTCGCCGTGTTCGCCCACATCGGCGCCGCGACCGCGCTGGCCCGCCGGGCACGCAAGGCCCGGCCGGTCCGGTACGCGCACCGGCCGAAGGTCCAGGGCAGCTACGCCGCCCGCACCATGCGCTGGGGCGGGGTGATCATCGCGCTGTTCGTGCTGTACCACCTGGCCGACCTGACGCTGCTGTGGCTCAACCCGCACGGCGTGCACGGCGAGGCCTACCGCAACGTCACCGCCGACTTCCAGTACTGGCACGTCACGCTGATCTACACCGCCGCGGTCCTGACCCTGGGCTTCCACCTGCGGCACGGCGTGTGGAGCGCCCTGCGCAGCCTGGGCCGGGGCAAGGCGCGCACCGAGGCCCGGCTCAAGGCCGTCGCGCTCGGTACCGCCGTGCTGGTCTGCGCGGGCTACCTGTCCGTCCCCTTCGCCGTGATCACTGGGCTGGTGAGCTGA
- a CDS encoding LysR family transcriptional regulator, translating into MNLQQLGYFLAVADTRHFTQAAEQRNVAQPSLSKQIKTLEDELGAPLFSRARGNITLTPAGEALLPLARRILADVDTARLEVQELAGLRRGRVRLGATPSMCVSLVAEVLRRFHDRYPGINLILQESGSGDLVRDLTRGELDLALVIIPTQGTDQSLTTTPILREPLVVASPAAAKPLTRWTHLKIEELAARELVMFRPGYDLREATLAACRRAGVEPRFAVEGGEMDAVLRFVETGLGLALVPSLVLAGRPTLRGTPLAPPGIPRTVALAHRRDVALTNAAAAFRDTLLGYVREADLPGGVEVLLAR; encoded by the coding sequence GTGAACTTGCAGCAGCTCGGGTACTTCCTGGCGGTCGCCGACACCCGGCACTTCACGCAGGCCGCGGAGCAGCGGAATGTGGCGCAGCCCTCACTGAGCAAGCAGATCAAGACCCTGGAGGACGAGCTCGGCGCGCCGCTGTTCAGCCGGGCGCGCGGCAACATCACGCTCACCCCGGCGGGCGAGGCGCTGCTGCCGCTGGCGCGCCGCATCCTGGCCGACGTGGACACCGCCCGGCTGGAGGTGCAGGAGCTGGCCGGGCTGCGCCGGGGCCGGGTGCGCCTGGGCGCGACGCCGAGCATGTGCGTGAGCCTGGTGGCCGAGGTGCTGCGCCGCTTCCACGACCGCTACCCGGGCATCAACCTGATCCTCCAGGAGAGCGGCTCGGGCGACCTGGTCCGCGACCTGACCCGCGGCGAGCTGGACCTGGCGCTGGTCATCATCCCGACCCAGGGCACCGACCAGTCGCTGACCACCACCCCGATCCTGCGCGAACCCCTGGTCGTGGCGAGCCCGGCGGCGGCCAAGCCGCTGACCCGCTGGACGCACCTGAAGATCGAGGAGCTGGCCGCGCGCGAGCTGGTGATGTTCCGCCCCGGCTACGACCTGCGCGAGGCCACCCTGGCCGCCTGCCGCCGGGCGGGCGTGGAACCCCGGTTCGCGGTGGAGGGCGGCGAGATGGACGCGGTGCTGCGCTTCGTGGAGACCGGCCTGGGCCTGGCCCTGGTCCCGAGCCTGGTGCTGGCCGGGCGGCCGACGCTGCGCGGGACGCCGCTGGCACCGCCGGGGATCCCGCGCACGGTCGCGCTGGCGCACCGCCGCGACGTGGCGCTGACCAACGCCGCGGCGGCCTTCCGGGACACGCTGCTCGGCTACGTCCGGGAGGCGGACCTGCCGGGCGGCGTGGAGGTGCTGCTGGCACGGTGA